The proteins below come from a single Parageobacillus toebii NBRC 107807 genomic window:
- a CDS encoding hemerythrin domain-containing protein — MHSFCHMGGHEEVELCSGLERLKQEHGPLREQMHDFFELAQTIGNNDEVQDWKERLLALRKNVLAFIYELDPHSEREEGVLFPMMARYIGRTSGPIAVMEYEHEQAKQRIASFLTKTAELPETADRESAMELADMVIQAYHILSEHFMKEENVLFPMAERMLSDKEKEELAEKISQI; from the coding sequence ATGCATTCATTTTGTCATATGGGCGGGCACGAAGAAGTGGAGCTATGTTCAGGTTTAGAGCGTTTAAAGCAGGAGCATGGGCCGTTGCGTGAGCAAATGCATGATTTTTTTGAACTGGCACAGACTATTGGCAACAATGATGAAGTGCAAGATTGGAAAGAACGCTTGCTTGCATTACGGAAAAATGTTCTAGCATTTATTTATGAGTTAGATCCGCACTCAGAGCGGGAAGAAGGTGTGTTGTTTCCAATGATGGCTCGATATATCGGAAGAACGTCCGGTCCGATTGCGGTCATGGAGTATGAACACGAACAAGCGAAACAACGAATCGCATCTTTTTTAACAAAAACAGCGGAGCTTCCAGAAACGGCCGATCGGGAAAGTGCCATGGAGCTTGCCGATATGGTTATCCAAGCATATCATATTTTGTCGGAACACTTTATGAAAGAAGAAAACGTGCTATTTCCGATGGCCGAACGCATGCTATCTGATAAAGAAAAAGAAGAATTGGCTGAAAAAATAAGCCAAATATAA
- the narI gene encoding respiratory nitrate reductase subunit gamma, whose protein sequence is MLKQFLWVILPYVVLTIFIGGHIWRYQYDQFGWTSKSSEVLEKKQLRLGSLLFHWGILFVFIGHVMGILIPEAVYETMGISEEAYHLIALAGGIPAGLAALIGLIILTRRRIAVKRVRVTSSRGDWIALFFLAIVILTGLFSTLLNIDSNGFDYRTTIGPWFRGVLMFRPNPAYMEQVPIWFQIHIIAALGIFAVWPFTRLVHVFSLPLRYLRRNYVVYRKRMPKQAEQLNNIH, encoded by the coding sequence ATGTTGAAACAATTTCTTTGGGTCATTTTGCCTTACGTTGTCCTAACGATTTTTATCGGCGGCCATATTTGGCGTTATCAATACGATCAGTTTGGCTGGACGTCCAAATCAAGCGAAGTATTGGAAAAAAAGCAGTTGCGTCTCGGCAGCCTTCTTTTCCATTGGGGAATTTTATTCGTTTTTATCGGACATGTCATGGGAATTCTGATTCCTGAAGCCGTTTACGAAACGATGGGCATTTCGGAAGAAGCATACCACCTCATTGCCCTTGCTGGTGGTATTCCGGCAGGATTGGCTGCTCTGATCGGACTAATCATTCTGACCCGCCGCCGCATAGCGGTAAAGCGCGTTAGAGTAACAAGCAGCCGTGGGGATTGGATCGCTCTCTTTTTCCTCGCGATTGTCATCTTAACCGGACTTTTTTCTACGCTGCTTAATATCGATTCCAACGGCTTTGACTATCGAACAACAATCGGTCCATGGTTCCGCGGCGTCCTAATGTTCCGGCCAAACCCAGCTTATATGGAACAGGTGCCAATCTGGTTTCAAATTCATATTATCGCAGCATTAGGCATTTTTGCCGTTTGGCCATTTACAAGATTGGTGCACGTGTTTAGCTTGCCGCTCCGTTATCTTAGACGAAACTATGTCGTTTATCGTAAACGCATGCCTAAGCAAGCGGAGCAACTAAACAACATTCATTAA
- the narJ gene encoding nitrate reductase molybdenum cofactor assembly chaperone, whose amino-acid sequence MDQEQMQTVFLCISHLLSYPDEEWANLLDDCLEAIHTVQNDAIVNNITTFIHHIQTIPAQQRMEQYVETFDFGKKTNLYVTYMNTGEQRERGLELLQLKQRYKAAGFDTTDQELPDYLPLMLEFAAYAEQQYVVPLFETYANNIDEIRKQLAAIESPYTAIFDAIFLAFEELGVKPIPKGSV is encoded by the coding sequence ATGGATCAAGAACAAATGCAAACCGTGTTTTTATGCATATCCCATTTATTGTCATATCCTGATGAAGAATGGGCAAACTTGCTAGACGACTGCCTAGAAGCAATCCATACTGTACAAAATGATGCAATCGTCAATAATATCACGACTTTTATTCATCACATACAAACAATCCCTGCTCAGCAGCGCATGGAACAATATGTCGAAACGTTCGATTTCGGCAAAAAAACAAATTTGTATGTTACCTATATGAATACAGGCGAGCAGCGCGAGCGCGGTTTGGAGCTTTTGCAACTAAAACAGCGTTATAAAGCGGCCGGTTTTGATACGACCGACCAAGAACTCCCTGATTATTTGCCGCTAATGCTTGAGTTTGCCGCCTACGCGGAACAACAATATGTTGTTCCGCTCTTTGAAACATATGCAAACAATATCGATGAAATCCGAAAACAGCTCGCAGCCATTGAAAGTCCTTATACCGCTATTTTTGACGCTATTTTCCTGGCGTTCGAAGAACTTGGTGTGAAGCCAATCCCGAAAGGAAGTGTGTGA
- the narH gene encoding nitrate reductase subunit beta has translation MKIKAQVGMVMNLDKCIGCHTCSVTCKNTWTNRPGAEYMYFNNVETKPGIGYPKQWEDQDKYKGGWELKNGELQLKSGSKTTRLLNLFYNPYQPTIDDYYEPWNYDYETLTTSPEKRHQPVARPKSAITGEFMELSWGPNWEDDLAGAHVTGLKDPNVVKMEQAIQAEFENVFMMYLPRICEHCINPPCVSSCPSGAMYKRDEDGIVLVDQNACRAWRHCVTSCPYKKVYFNWQTNKAEKCTLCFPRIEAGMPTICAETCVGRIRYIGVMLYDADKVKEAASVEDEKSLYHSQLEIFLDPHDPEVIAKAKEEGIPDEWIEAAQRSPIYKMIVDWKIALPLHPEYRTLPMVWYIPPLSPFMNMFEGKGSKANAEDIFPAIDEMRIPIQYLANLLTAGDETHIRITLKKMAAMRSYMRARQTNKQPDISMIEELDLSEQDIEDMYRLLAIAKYKDRFVIPASHREEVAELYAEQGSCGLSFAGGPGACGTLS, from the coding sequence TTGAAGATTAAAGCGCAAGTCGGCATGGTCATGAATTTAGATAAATGCATCGGCTGCCATACGTGCAGCGTCACTTGCAAAAATACGTGGACAAATCGTCCCGGTGCAGAATATATGTATTTCAACAACGTCGAAACAAAACCAGGGATCGGTTATCCGAAACAGTGGGAAGATCAAGACAAATATAAAGGCGGCTGGGAGCTCAAAAACGGGGAGCTCCAGCTGAAATCCGGCTCAAAAACAACGCGCCTTCTCAACTTGTTTTATAATCCGTATCAACCAACGATTGATGACTATTATGAACCATGGAATTATGATTACGAAACATTGACCACTAGCCCCGAAAAACGCCATCAGCCGGTTGCTCGCCCGAAATCGGCGATCACCGGCGAGTTCATGGAACTATCTTGGGGGCCAAACTGGGAAGACGATCTTGCCGGTGCTCACGTTACCGGACTAAAAGATCCGAACGTTGTCAAAATGGAACAAGCAATCCAAGCGGAATTTGAAAATGTGTTTATGATGTATTTGCCGCGTATTTGCGAGCATTGCATCAATCCGCCTTGCGTTTCAAGCTGCCCGTCGGGAGCGATGTACAAACGCGATGAAGACGGCATCGTCCTCGTTGACCAAAACGCATGCCGCGCATGGCGCCATTGCGTGACAAGCTGCCCGTATAAAAAAGTATATTTTAACTGGCAAACAAATAAAGCGGAAAAATGTACGCTTTGCTTTCCGCGAATTGAAGCGGGCATGCCGACGATCTGCGCGGAAACGTGCGTCGGCCGCATCCGTTATATCGGCGTGATGCTTTACGATGCGGACAAAGTGAAAGAAGCGGCAAGCGTGGAAGATGAAAAATCGTTATACCATTCTCAACTTGAAATTTTCTTAGATCCGCACGATCCAGAAGTCATCGCGAAAGCGAAAGAAGAAGGTATTCCGGACGAATGGATTGAAGCAGCGCAGCGTTCGCCGATTTATAAAATGATTGTCGACTGGAAAATCGCTCTTCCGCTTCACCCGGAATACCGCACATTGCCAATGGTATGGTATATTCCTCCGCTTAGCCCGTTTATGAACATGTTTGAAGGAAAAGGAAGCAAAGCGAACGCGGAAGACATTTTCCCAGCGATTGATGAAATGCGCATCCCAATTCAATATTTAGCAAATTTATTAACAGCTGGAGATGAAACACACATCCGTATTACGTTGAAAAAAATGGCGGCGATGCGTTCCTATATGCGCGCGCGTCAAACAAACAAACAACCCGATATCAGCATGATAGAAGAGCTCGATTTAAGCGAACAAGATATCGAAGACATGTACCGTTTATTAGCGATCGCAAAATATAAAGACCGCTTCGTGATTCCGGCATCCCATCGCGAAGAAGTCGCCGAATTATACGCGGAACAAGGAAGCTGCGGTTTATCATTTGCCGGCGGTCCAGGTGCTTGCGGCACGCTCTCTTAA
- a CDS encoding nitrate reductase subunit alpha has protein sequence MKRKRSPLLNRFKYMKPIERYANDHSEVTYGDRDWENVYRRRWQHDKVVRSTHGVNCTGSCSWNIYVKDGIVTWEGQQIDYPSTGPDMPDFEPRGCPRGASFSWYIYSPLRVKYPYVRGVLMDMWREALQEHKNPLDAWKSIVENPEKAKRYKQARGKGGFVRVSWDEALTLVATSLLYTVIKYGPDRNVGFSPIPAMSMVSHAAGSRFMQLIGGPMLSFYDWYADLPPASPQIWGDQTDVPESSDWYNSGYIITWGSNVPLTRTPDAHFLAEVRYRGTKVVSISPDYAESTKFADDWLSVKPGTDGALAMAMGHVILKEYYVDRQVPYFQQYAKTYTDFPFIVTLKKDGNKWVADRFLQAKDLGRNVTNAEWKPVVYDENKKTFTIPHGTIGSRWDDQGKWNLHMVDEETEQPIEPCLSFLGSEDELVTIHIPYFTNEGRETIERVVPAKKIQTENGETYVTTVYDLVLANYGVDRGIGGNVARTYNDLVPFTPAWQETITGVKRELAIKIAREFAQNAIDTNGRSMIIVGAGINHWFHSDAIYRAVLNLVLFVGAQGVNGGGWAHYVGQEKLRPAEGWQTIMTARDWTMPPKLQNGTSFFYFATDQWRYEEIPVDELVSPLVKKARYSHYADYNVLAARLGWLPSYPTFNKNGIDLYEEAVAAGASTPEQIAQYVARQLKEKTLRFAIEDPDHEANFPRNLIVWRANLISSSGKGHEYFLKHLLGTTHGLMNDDQDSLRPQEITWREQAPEGKLDLLINLDFRMAGTALYSDIVLPAATWYEKHDLSSTDMHPFVHPFNPAISSPWEARSDWDIFKSLAKAVSDVAKQIGMKPVKEVVATPLLHDTAQELSQPFGKVRDWSKGECEPIPGKTMPNIHVIERDYTLIYDKMISLGPNVAKQPMGTKGIAWSVKEEYEKLKKTLGTIKRSSIAAGCPDISDAKNAAEAILALSSTTNGKVAVKAWEALEKKTNLSLVDLAKEREEECFTFEQITAQPKTVITSPAFSGSEKGGRRYSPFTTNVERLIPWRTLTGRQSYYLDHELMHEFGEAMATFKPILQHRPFSKKRPDVKGKEIVLNYLTPHNKWSIHSMYFDALPMLTLFRGGPTVWINKDDAEEAGIRDNDWIECFNRNGVVVARAVVSHRLPRGMAFMHHAQDRHINVPGTKLTNNRGGTHNSPTRIHMKPTHMIGGYAQLSYGFNYYGPTGNQRDLYVIIRKLEEVDWLED, from the coding sequence ATGAAACGAAAGCGATCTCCGTTATTGAATCGTTTCAAATATATGAAACCGATCGAACGATATGCTAATGACCATAGTGAGGTGACCTACGGCGACCGCGATTGGGAAAATGTTTACCGCCGCCGTTGGCAGCATGATAAAGTCGTCCGTTCCACCCATGGAGTCAACTGCACTGGCTCATGCAGCTGGAACATTTACGTAAAAGACGGAATCGTCACATGGGAAGGACAACAAATTGATTATCCCTCAACCGGACCGGATATGCCTGATTTTGAACCACGCGGTTGTCCTCGCGGCGCAAGTTTTTCTTGGTACATTTACAGCCCGCTCCGCGTGAAATATCCATACGTGCGCGGCGTGTTGATGGATATGTGGCGGGAAGCGCTACAAGAACATAAAAATCCGCTTGACGCTTGGAAAAGCATCGTCGAAAATCCGGAAAAAGCAAAACGGTATAAACAAGCGCGCGGAAAGGGCGGATTTGTCCGCGTCAGCTGGGATGAAGCGTTAACGCTTGTCGCTACATCACTATTATATACTGTCATCAAATACGGTCCGGACCGCAATGTTGGTTTTTCGCCAATTCCAGCGATGTCGATGGTCAGCCATGCGGCCGGTTCACGCTTTATGCAGCTGATAGGCGGACCGATGCTTAGCTTTTACGACTGGTATGCGGACCTGCCGCCTGCATCGCCGCAAATTTGGGGCGACCAAACCGACGTTCCGGAATCGAGTGACTGGTATAACTCCGGCTACATTATTACATGGGGGTCCAATGTACCGCTCACCCGGACGCCAGACGCCCACTTTTTAGCGGAAGTTCGCTACCGCGGTACAAAAGTCGTGTCAATCAGCCCAGACTATGCCGAATCGACAAAGTTTGCCGATGATTGGCTCAGCGTGAAACCAGGAACAGATGGCGCGCTCGCCATGGCCATGGGCCATGTCATTTTAAAAGAATATTACGTCGATCGGCAAGTTCCTTACTTCCAGCAATATGCCAAAACATACACCGATTTTCCGTTCATTGTCACTTTGAAAAAAGATGGCAACAAATGGGTGGCCGACCGCTTCTTGCAGGCAAAAGATCTCGGCCGCAACGTCACCAACGCCGAATGGAAGCCGGTCGTTTACGATGAAAATAAAAAAACATTTACGATTCCGCATGGAACAATCGGTTCGCGCTGGGACGATCAAGGAAAATGGAATTTACATATGGTGGATGAAGAAACGGAACAGCCGATTGAACCTTGTCTATCGTTTTTAGGGAGCGAAGATGAGCTCGTTACGATTCATATTCCGTACTTTACTAATGAAGGAAGGGAAACGATTGAACGCGTCGTCCCGGCAAAAAAAATACAAACCGAAAATGGCGAAACGTATGTAACGACCGTCTATGATCTTGTCCTTGCCAATTACGGCGTCGACCGCGGGATTGGTGGAAACGTCGCCCGTACGTACAATGATCTTGTTCCATTCACGCCAGCATGGCAAGAAACGATTACCGGCGTCAAACGCGAGCTAGCGATTAAAATCGCGCGCGAGTTCGCGCAAAACGCGATTGACACCAACGGCCGCTCAATGATTATTGTCGGCGCTGGCATTAACCATTGGTTCCACTCCGATGCGATTTACCGCGCCGTATTAAATCTTGTCTTGTTCGTCGGCGCGCAAGGAGTCAACGGTGGCGGATGGGCGCACTACGTCGGACAAGAAAAACTGCGTCCGGCAGAAGGATGGCAAACGATTATGACAGCGCGCGATTGGACGATGCCGCCAAAATTGCAAAATGGTACATCGTTCTTCTACTTTGCGACTGACCAATGGCGCTATGAAGAAATACCAGTCGATGAACTTGTTTCTCCGCTTGTGAAAAAAGCACGTTATTCACATTATGCTGATTATAACGTTCTTGCAGCACGGCTTGGCTGGCTGCCTTCTTATCCGACATTTAACAAAAACGGCATTGACTTGTATGAAGAAGCCGTTGCCGCCGGCGCTTCGACACCGGAACAAATCGCGCAATATGTCGCTCGACAATTAAAAGAAAAAACACTGCGATTTGCGATTGAAGATCCGGATCATGAAGCCAACTTTCCAAGAAATTTAATCGTTTGGCGCGCAAACTTAATTTCTAGCTCGGGCAAAGGCCATGAGTATTTCTTAAAACATTTGCTCGGCACCACACACGGATTGATGAACGATGATCAAGACAGTTTGCGTCCGCAAGAAATCACATGGCGCGAACAAGCACCGGAAGGAAAGCTCGATTTATTAATCAACTTAGATTTCCGCATGGCGGGAACGGCGCTATATTCCGATATCGTTCTTCCTGCTGCAACATGGTACGAAAAACACGACTTAAGCAGCACGGATATGCATCCGTTTGTTCATCCATTTAATCCAGCGATTTCCTCGCCATGGGAAGCACGCTCAGACTGGGATATTTTCAAGTCATTAGCAAAAGCCGTTTCCGATGTCGCAAAACAAATCGGCATGAAGCCGGTCAAAGAAGTGGTGGCGACTCCTCTTCTTCATGACACGGCGCAAGAATTGTCACAGCCTTTCGGCAAAGTACGTGACTGGAGTAAAGGCGAGTGCGAACCAATCCCAGGAAAAACCATGCCGAACATTCATGTCATCGAGCGCGACTATACACTTATTTACGATAAAATGATCTCCCTTGGACCGAACGTGGCCAAACAACCAATGGGCACAAAAGGCATTGCCTGGTCGGTCAAAGAGGAGTACGAAAAATTGAAAAAGACGTTAGGCACGATCAAACGCTCGTCGATTGCCGCCGGCTGCCCAGATATTAGCGATGCGAAAAATGCGGCGGAAGCGATCCTCGCGCTATCATCGACAACAAACGGAAAAGTTGCGGTCAAAGCATGGGAAGCGCTCGAGAAAAAGACGAACTTGTCGCTTGTCGATTTAGCGAAAGAACGTGAAGAAGAATGCTTTACGTTCGAGCAAATTACCGCACAGCCAAAAACAGTCATCACTTCACCGGCGTTTAGCGGCTCAGAAAAAGGCGGAAGACGTTATTCACCGTTTACGACGAACGTCGAACGGCTCATTCCTTGGCGGACATTGACAGGACGGCAGTCGTATTACTTGGATCACGAATTAATGCATGAATTTGGCGAAGCAATGGCAACGTTTAAACCAATCTTGCAGCATCGCCCATTTTCGAAAAAACGTCCGGACGTCAAAGGAAAAGAAATCGTTCTGAATTATTTAACACCACATAACAAATGGTCGATTCACAGCATGTACTTTGATGCGCTGCCAATGCTTACGCTGTTCCGCGGCGGTCCGACCGTCTGGATCAACAAAGATGATGCCGAAGAAGCCGGCATTCGCGATAACGACTGGATTGAATGCTTCAACCGCAACGGTGTCGTTGTCGCACGCGCTGTTGTCTCTCACCGTTTGCCGCGCGGTATGGCATTTATGCACCACGCCCAGGACCGACACATTAACGTTCCTGGTACGAAACTGACAAACAACCGCGGAGGCACGCACAACAGCCCGACACGCATTCATATGAAACCGACCCATATGATTGGCGGGTATGCGCAATTAAGCTACGGATTTAACTATTACGGTCCAACTGGAAACCAACGCGACTTGTATGTCATTATTCGCAAATTAGAGGAGGTCGATTGGCTTGAAGATTAA
- a CDS encoding metal-dependent hydrolase — protein MRYHSHIVTSLCFGAAVAAHTSLSFSVSYTAGIVVGSLLPDIDEPKSYVGRRSMGVSNKVKEAFGHRGMTHSLVIWGIIALVMMWESSSLFAVGFVLGYLFHILEDFFSVQGVPLFWPFTLKRFKIPIYRTGNFIEKALFYAAFALLVYIGTKENLFYEWWKSFGSFM, from the coding sequence TTGAGATATCATAGTCATATTGTTACGTCATTATGTTTTGGGGCAGCGGTCGCTGCGCATACATCACTTTCGTTTAGCGTAAGCTATACGGCGGGAATTGTCGTCGGCAGCTTACTTCCCGACATTGATGAACCGAAGTCGTACGTCGGACGGCGCTCAATGGGGGTATCCAATAAAGTAAAAGAAGCGTTTGGCCATCGCGGCATGACCCATTCGCTTGTTATATGGGGAATCATCGCCCTTGTTATGATGTGGGAGTCGTCTTCGTTATTTGCCGTCGGCTTTGTGCTCGGCTATTTGTTTCATATTCTCGAAGACTTTTTCTCTGTCCAAGGTGTGCCGCTCTTTTGGCCGTTCACTTTAAAGCGATTTAAAATTCCCATCTATCGCACAGGCAATTTCATCGAAAAAGCGCTCTTTTACGCAGCGTTTGCCTTGCTTGTTTATATAGGGACGAAAGAAAATTTGTTTTATGAATGGTGGAAATCATTCGGATCGTTCATGTGA
- a CDS encoding alpha/beta hydrolase yields the protein MKEKYPVLKGAEPFYFEGNNIGILVSHGFTGTTQSMRPLGEAYAKAGYTVCGPRLKGHGTHYEDMEQTTYEDWIRSVESGYEWLKERCDTIFVTGLSMGGTLTLYMAETYPEIKGIVPINAAIDIPTMASATNLEDLPRYLDAIGSDIKNPDVKELAYEKTPVASIRQIVMLMEKVRADLHKITCPALIFVSEEDHVVPPSNSQHIYEKISSSEKELVSLKNSYHVATLDYDQQKIVDLSLRFFEMYSEK from the coding sequence ATGAAAGAAAAATATCCTGTATTAAAAGGGGCAGAACCGTTTTATTTTGAAGGGAACAATATAGGAATATTAGTTTCCCATGGTTTTACTGGTACAACGCAAAGCATGCGCCCGTTAGGCGAGGCGTACGCAAAGGCGGGGTATACCGTTTGCGGCCCGCGGTTGAAAGGGCACGGAACGCATTATGAGGACATGGAACAAACGACATATGAAGATTGGATTCGATCGGTCGAGAGCGGATATGAGTGGTTAAAAGAACGTTGCGACACCATTTTTGTGACAGGTTTGTCGATGGGCGGGACCTTGACCCTATATATGGCGGAAACATATCCGGAAATAAAAGGAATTGTCCCGATTAATGCGGCGATTGACATTCCAACGATGGCCAGCGCAACAAATTTAGAAGACTTGCCTAGGTATCTGGATGCGATCGGCTCAGATATCAAAAATCCAGACGTGAAAGAATTAGCATACGAGAAAACCCCTGTCGCCTCCATTCGACAAATTGTCATGCTCATGGAAAAGGTGAGGGCCGACCTTCATAAAATCACATGTCCTGCATTAATCTTCGTTTCCGAAGAAGATCATGTCGTTCCACCTTCCAACTCTCAGCATATTTATGAGAAAATTAGTTCCAGCGAAAAAGAGCTTGTTTCGTTGAAAAATAGCTATCACGTTGCGACGCTTGATTATGATCAACAAAAAATTGTCGACCTGTCATTACGTTTTTTTGAAATGTATTCCGAAAAATAA